The nucleotide window ACAAAAATATTGTAGGAACTCAAGGGTGATTAACCAATGTGGTTGAAACAGCTGATTCGCCACGACTGACTCAAGGCCAAATATAGATGGGCAATGGTTTTGCCAGCGAAGTCCATGTCCCTTAAATGAATACTTTCCTGCACTTCAGCTTGAGATGCAGGGCTGCTTTCACCTCAATAGACAGTAAAGTTGGCCCTATCTTCTCCAGTAATAGACCGTATgtcataggagtggaattaggctatttggcttatAGTGtcttcaccatttgatcatggctgaactattatctctctcaaccccatctgcTGCTTTCTCCCatcacatagaacagtacagcacagtgcagctccttcagcccatcatgttatgccaaatttttaatctactctaagatcaatctaatgcttccctcccactttgtcaccagtcaagaacctaatcatcctccattttaaatatacccatgacgtggcctccacagccacctgagaccgtgaattccacagattcaccaccctctggttaaaaaaaatcctcctcatctttgttctaaagggatatctttttattctgaggctgcccctctcgtcctagactctcctgctactggagacatcctctccatgttcattttatccaaacctttcaatattcagtaggtttcattgagaaaTCACCCCTCCTCCTAATCTCcaatgactacaggcccagagccatcaaactctccttataCGTTAACCCACTTATCCCCGGGAACATTTTCATAAACATCCTCTGGATCccctccaatgataacacattgTTCCTTAGATATAAgcaactccaaatgtggtctgaccaatgccttaaatgaaaggtgacaataaacttcattcagcttgcaagttaacttttagggaatcataCACTAGGACTCATCAGTCCCTTTGCATCCCTGATTTCTAAATTcactccccgtttagaaaatagcctgcacctttatttcttctactaaagtgcatggccCTTCACTTCCATATGCTGTatgccatctgccactactttgcccattccccagactgtccaagtccttctgcatgctccgtgcttcctcaacactacctgccctccaccttaCTTTGTATCGTCtgtaaacttggctacaaagctttcaattccatcatccagatcattaacatatagctTAAACAATAgcagacccaacactgaccctggaGGAAAAGCTCTAGTTCCCTTAATTAAATCATACTGTCTTTGGACTATTCATCATATTCTTCCAactactctgaaacctcatccttaataatgaaatcTAAAATTTTATCTGCCACTGAAATTAGGCAAACCAGCCTATAATTCCatgtcttttgccttcctcctttcttaaagagtggagtgacatttgtaattttccagtcatctggaactATTCATGgctcaagtgattcttgaaacgtCAGAGACTGAGAGATTCTAGAGAAGGAAATCTTGTGCCATTTTGAGTTGATGCTGAATTGGATCAAGTTGTTACAATTTGTTCCAAGGTACCTTTGACCCATGTTCTAAACTGGCTCAAAACAAATTATAATAGTCAGAAAGGGCTCCATTGCCAAACAATTTATCCACCATGCATTGTTAAATCCCAGCACTGGCAATGTCCTTCACTCCTCTTATGGGTCAGTAAGATACTCCTCCCAAGTAATATTAAAGTTATATTTTTTTCACAGCGTAAAAGGAACTTCTTAACAATCCCAATATTGTAAGACTGATAAATCCTGAGGAGATCTTGAGTGATTGTTCTGAAAGAATTCTAATCTTAAAATCCCTTTTTAAAGAATGCCTTTTGACTTTTTTAAACTTCAATAGTGCTTCAGAATATGTCTGCTTAAAATTGAAAGAGGAATCAATAATATTTAAATATTCTACTGTCTGTTTTACAGGTGTTCATCTTGTCCTGATTGGGGGAGTGGCACAATTTTTAGCTGGCTTAATGGCCTTCAGAAAGTATGACCATCTTGGTGGTACAGCCTTTGTAGCATTCTCAGCTTTGTGGAGCAGCTTTGGGGCAACCCGGATTATTCTGGGAGCCTACTTCCCCCAGAATGTTGCAGCTGTCACCTTGCACCCAAATAACAGCAGTGTAGCAACAAATAATCTAACTGAGCCCCTGCCCCAAATTAGTGAGTCGGCTGTCGCTGGACTGGTGGCCTACATCAGTGTGGCATTCATTTTGTCCTTTTGTTCTGCCACAACTAATTACATCATGCCCTTTGTGTTTGGGGCCATTACAGTTACACTCATTTTTGAGGCTGTAGGTCTCTTTAGCCAATGGGCATTAATAGTATCCGGAATTTTTGAACTAGTGATAGTTGCCTTTGGGCTTTATGGAGCCACTGCCTTACTTTTAAAGGGAGTCACACAGAGATACATCCTCCCTGGGTTTGGCAATGCATTATTTAATGTTCTGCTTCTGGGAACGAATAACAAATCTTCTTCTAAGAGTattggtgaggagaagaagaagaataccAAATATGCTGAGCCAATGGCTCTTGGTAACTTATGCAGTGTGATTTCTccctttatttttgctttttactgcTTTGGATACATGAAAACATTTTATGTGGGAGCAGTATGGGTCAGTATCAATTCGATTGCACAGATTTATGCTAGTTATTGCAGTTACTTGCGCAATGATGTCTACTTTACCACAAAGTTTGGGGTTCTTAGTATGTACTGGCTTGTGAAGTCTTGGGAGGAGTTTATTCTATCATTTCTGGGCAATGTTGATATATTAAATTTCAGTAGAGCCAGAATGACAGGGGATTGGTTTTTTTTAGTCACTGCATTGATTTTATGCCTGATGTCTCTGAATAGAAGCAAACTCGAAGTAATCGATAATGGCTTTTTTCTTCTACTCACCATTTCCACCATTCCTCAGATTGCCAATGTACCATATTATAGATTTTTTGGGGCCGTTTGTTCTATGTACACAGCCTTATCCCTTTATGTAACCTTTGCCAGCTTAGTCAACTCCATAGCAGAAAAGGCATTGATTCCTATTGGAACCCAGCTCCTCTCTTCTAAAACAACTCAAACTATTCTATTTGCCATGAAAAAACTGTTCACCAAAGCAGAGGAGCTTCCATCCTGTACTGCCGTACAGCTTCCAGATGCTCTGTTCTACATCTGCAATGGACTAGCAGCCCTGTCTGCAATTCAGGGTGCAAATTTAGATCTGCTCCAACTTCACCTTACTGTTCCCTGGGTTCTGATCCCTGGGGCACTCTTCCAAATCTATGTATCCAGGATTCAAGTTCGAGGAGGAAGGCGTTTTGGTTCTGTGCTACCCTTTTGCTATGCAGCTATCTGGGCAACCTGGACCTGGCTTAGATTTGCAGGTATTTTGGTCAACAGAATTTTACAATGAACAAGCAATTTTTGAAAGCTGAATTATGCAGTAGATATGCatctctgtgtgtaaaaataattttagcatgtatataattttattttaaaagaaaattttaCTAACTTTTTTCTTTAGCCTACAATGTTTATATTAAAAAGACCAGATCGTTACATTCTTTGCAGAAGTCTCTGCATATTTCGTCACTAAATGTATGTTATCATTTTACCCAGGCCAAAAGTACCCATTTTTCTCAAATATTTCTTTAATTTAAAATAACTGGAAGTCAATGGAATTAATTTTCAGATGTGTATATACTTTTCACTTGAGACATTTACTCACTCACAATAGCACCAACCCCATTGCAACAGCTTCATCtgatatttatttttacacacctTGCTTCCAGTTTATTAATACAAAACATAGCAGAGGTAGTGGTCATGTAGAATGCAGCCAATGGTTTAGTAAGGAGCTGCTGGCTAGAGCACTGTGGGAATTAACATCCTACTGAGTTCCATAGAGTGGGGAATGAGTGTGCAAGCTATACATCTGAAGAGTTTGACACTTGCACATTGATTCCCCATTCTGCTCCTAGGCTTAACAACGAGCATAGGGATAGAATTTTTTTGTGCTGAGCTGACAAGCTGTTTCCTCAGTCCTAGCTTGCAATATGTGCAACAACCCCATTCCTTCCAATGAGATGTAGTACTGGATAGCTGAAGGGAAGTGGTGTACCACCTGTCGGGAGACGATTTGGTTAACCTGGGCTAGGCCTTCAGGATCTGCCACCTGCAGCCCAGATGCTGTTTACGGCTGGCTTAGTTAATGCATTGCAACTGATTCCATGAGGCATACAGTTTagttcagcagcaggaagagcAGAAGGGAGCAAATATGAGACATAGATTGGATCAAGTAAGGTCCCGTGTTCATAATCATGCAACAtatttattatcatcatcattatgtgcatgttgtatgacatgggcgatcatgaccatgattgttcttggcaaatttttctacagaagtggtttgtcattgccttcttctgagcagtgtctttacaagctgggtgaccccagccattatcagtactcttctgGGATTGTctgctggcatcagtggtcagaTAACCAGTACTTATGACATGCATCAGCTGATCATataaccatctaccacctgctctcatgacttcatgtgaccctgatccggggtggggggggagaactaagcaggagctacaccttgcccaagggtgaccggtAGGCTAGTGGAGGGCAGGATACCCTTACACCTCTTTTGATagtatctccaccccactaccCAATGCAAAATATATTActgttttaaatttaatttatctTCCAGTTGTAATCATGATACAAGGCCTAAGTCTTAAGTGAAATTCTGTCTTCTTATAGTTGGATTCATTCATCCAACTGTTTGTGTTCAGGATTCAGGAAGAAGGAAGGTGGTTCAGTATTGTGGTACAGGTCAACCTttactaatccgactacctgtaatccggttccttccataatccggcactgattatgcttaatgtgacccttctgtaattcggcattttcactaatccggcactcctcaggtcccaatggtgccggattagtgaaggtcgacctgtactattCTACAATAAACCTTTGGTAAGTGATAAATTTTATCATGAAGATGCTAGGAATTTGCAAcaactatttcttatgtttttttgtaatttttatcaATAGGAACAAATGATTATATGAGTTAACACTAGTTTAAAAAAACCAAGAAAATGTTGTTACATGCGCATTAAAATTTAACACAAAACCCTTTCTCACTATAAGATCCAAGCTTATATCAGTTCTCATTAGGCTGCAAATTTCCATGAAAATTTCTTGTCATCATGACTTTGTTGGAAAGTCCCAGCCACAATTCATACCCTAAATCATATTTTGTATTAATGATAGTATGATCTGAATTTATATTTCAATTCTATAATTACACATAATCACTTTTTTCAGGTCAGCTGTTGAATATCGGCCTCAACTCTGATGGTGCTTTCACTGCAGGAGCAATTGCTTTTCTTATAGTCAACATGTTTCTTGTTGTCTTAGGTAAGTCTTTTGTCTGCATTTTCTGATAGTTTTGTGTACGTTATTATTTGCTCTTCATGGAAAGTTAATTGTgcaatttttctctctctctctctctcacacacacacacacagctgcttATATTAAT belongs to Mobula hypostoma chromosome 10, sMobHyp1.1, whole genome shotgun sequence and includes:
- the si:ch211-153b23.3 gene encoding uncharacterized protein si:ch211-153b23.3; translation: MSSPEGFAAVFYSEPGVLGLLANVISAFLVALQNFAQVNTDVMANGIENILAGVHLVLIGGVAQFLAGLMAFRKYDHLGGTAFVAFSALWSSFGATRIILGAYFPQNVAAVTLHPNNSSVATNNLTEPLPQISESAVAGLVAYISVAFILSFCSATTNYIMPFVFGAITVTLIFEAVGLFSQWALIVSGIFELVIVAFGLYGATALLLKGVTQRYILPGFGNALFNVLLLGTNNKSSSKSIGEEKKKNTKYAEPMALGNLCSVISPFIFAFYCFGYMKTFYVGAVWVSINSIAQIYASYCSYLRNDVYFTTKFGVLSMYWLVKSWEEFILSFLGNVDILNFSRARMTGDWFFLVTALILCLMSLNRSKLEVIDNGFFLLLTISTIPQIANVPYYRFFGAVCSMYTALSLYVTFASLVNSIAEKALIPIGTQLLSSKTTQTILFAMKKLFTKAEELPSCTAVQLPDALFYICNGLAALSAIQGANLDLLQLHLTVPWVLIPGALFQIYVSRIQVRGGRRFGSVLPFCYAAIWATWTWLRFAGQLLNIGLNSDGAFTAGAIAFLIVNMFLVVLAAYINIVLLIMTMIMEVIIICFLLFTLEKLPLPLEGVMLALFSFVCVYGAAASFANHLFGKQLIPLGGPLVKANAPGKNRKKDENPLPCLTTSSRLTSGLQAIAKILDSGRVCGIPTDTVYALAASCQHPEAVESIYNIKERPAEKPICICISSLDQLTAVHPPFSPLLWEFMNQVYPGGISCIVKKGEWLKKLGVGAAYDRVGTKDSIMIRVPDHTVTAHLVNMTGPLAITSANPSGEPDSIHHDMVITRLGHKISGVLCDGTSNELVASTVINCTKIDKEGITILREGCVPAARVLQIFEQVKSKID